The following nucleotide sequence is from Firmicutes bacterium ASF500.
ACGGCGTACTCAAAGGAGTCGGGGTTCAAGGCGAACTGCACGTTGCACCCGCCCTCAATCTCCAGGGCGGAGATGATGTCCAGAGCGGCGGAGCGGAGCATCTGGAACTCCCGGTTGGCCAGGGTCTGGGTGGGGGCCACCACGATGGAGTCGCCGGTGTGGACGCCTACGGGGTCGATGTTCTCCATGGAGCAGATGGTAATCACGTTGCCCGCGCCGTCCCGCATGACCTCGAACTCGATCTCCTTCCAGCCGGCGATGCACCGCTCGATGAGCACCTGGCCCACCCGGCTGAGGTTGATGCCCCGCTCGGAGATTTCCTCCAGGGAGGCCCGGTCATAGGCGATGCCGCCGCCAGTGCCGCCCAGGGTGTAGGCGGGCCGGACAATCACCGGATAGCCGATGCTCTCGGCGAAGGAGATGGCATCCTCCACGCTCTCCACCACCAGGGAGGTGACGCAGGGCTGGTCAATGGACTCCATGCAGTCCTTAAAACCCTGGCGGTCCTCCGCCTTGCGGATGGACTCGGGGGAGGTACCCAGCAGGCGCACGCCGTACTTCTCCAGGGTGCCGTTCTCATGGAGGGCCATAGCCAGGTTCAGGCCGGTCTGTCCCCCCAGGGTGGGCAGGATGGAGTCGGGCCGCTCCTTTTCAATCACCTGGGTGACAGAGGGGATGTTCAGCGGCTCGATATACACATGGTCAGCGATGTCCTTGTCGGTCATGATGGTGGCGGGGTTGGAGTTGACCAGCACCACCTCCAGACCCTCCTCCTTGAGGGCCCGGCAGGCCTGGGTGCCGGCGTAGTCGAACTCGGCGGCCTGGCCGATGACGATGGGGCCGGAGCCCAGCACCAGTACCTTTTTCACGTCGGTGTATTTAGGCATTATTTGGCACCTCCCTTTTTGGCGGCCATATTGTCAATAAAGCGGTTGAACAGATATTCTGTGTCCCTAGGGCCGGCGTTGGCTTCTGGGTGGAACTGGGTGGTGAAACAGTTGGGCCGCTTGTACCGCAGGCCCTCGCAGGTGCCGTCGTTCACGTTGACGTGGCTCACCTCAGCCACCGCCGGGTCTACGGAGTCGGCCAGCACCATATAGCCGTGGTTCTGGCTGGTGATGAACACCCGGCCCTTCTCCAGGTCCCGGACGGGGTGGTTGCCCCCCCGGTGGCCGTAGGCCAGCTTGCCGGTTTTGGCTCCGGTAGCCAGCGCCAGCAGCTGGTGGCCCAGGCAGACGCCGAAGAGGGGGATGTCACTGTGGTAGAGCTTTTTCAACTCCTCGATGATGGCGGTATTCTCCGCCGGGTCGCCGGGGCCGTTGGAGAGCATCACGCCGTCGTAGCCCCCGGACAGCACCGCCCCGGCGGGGGTGGAGGCGGGCAGGGCGGTCACCTTGCAGCCCCGCCTGCGCAGACACTCGATCATGTGCTGCTTCACGCCGTAGTCCATCATAGCCACATGGAACCGCTCCTCGCCGCAGGCGGAAAAGACCTCCGGCTCGCTCCGGGTGACCAGAGGGACGGTGTCCTTCACCTGATAGGCTTTCAGCTGTTCAAGCACCTGGGCGATATTAAAATGCTCCGCGCAGGTGAGCATTCCGTTCATGCTCCCCTGACTGCGGAGTATTTTGGTCAGCGCCCGGGTGTCCACACCCTGGATGCCGGTGATATTGTGTTCCTTCAAATAGCTGCCCAGGTCGCCCTCGCAGCGGAAATTGCTCCCCCGGGGGGACAGGTGCCGGACGACGAGGGCCTCCACCCAGGGCCGGCGGGACTCGTTGTCCTCGCTGTTGACGCCGTAGTTGCCGATGAGGGGGTAGGACATGACCACGCCCTGTCCGGCGTAGGAGGGGTCGGTCAGAATCTCCTGGTAGCCGGCCATGGAGGTGTTGAACACCATCTCGCACACCCGCGTCTCGGTGGAGCCGATGCTGGTGCCAGAGAAGATGCTTCCGTTGGCTAAAATCAAGGTTGCTTTCACGTTGCTTCACTCACTTTCCCTTCCGGTTCTGCTTCAATCGGTGTAATCAAGTTATTATATCGAAAACAGCGTCATTTTGCAAGATGGCGTTTTCCCTTTTTCTGTCACAATATCCGGGGGATATTTGAGCAATTTGCGGGGAAGGATATGGTTTGTTTGCAGGGCGCGACGACCCCGGCGCGCCGCGTTCTTGAGCTGCGGGGTCCAAAAACACGGGCCGCCCAGGTCGTCGGCCCTACAAGGAGGCGGTCATCGTGTTTACCG
It contains:
- the carA_2 gene encoding Carbamoyl-phosphate synthase small chain — encoded protein: MKATLILANGSIFSGTSIGSTETRVCEMVFNTSMAGYQEILTDPSYAGQGVVMSYPLIGNYGVNSEDNESRRPWVEALVVRHLSPRGSNFRCEGDLGSYLKEHNITGIQGVDTRALTKILRSQGSMNGMLTCAEHFNIAQVLEQLKAYQVKDTVPLVTRSEPEVFSACGEERFHVAMMDYGVKQHMIECLRRRGCKVTALPASTPAGAVLSGGYDGVMLSNGPGDPAENTAIIEELKKLYHSDIPLFGVCLGHQLLALATGAKTGKLAYGHRGGNHPVRDLEKGRVFITSQNHGYMVLADSVDPAVAEVSHVNVNDGTCEGLRYKRPNCFTTQFHPEANAGPRDTEYLFNRFIDNMAAKKGGAK